A single genomic interval of Labeo rohita strain BAU-BD-2019 chromosome 13, IGBB_LRoh.1.0, whole genome shotgun sequence harbors:
- the tp53bp2a gene encoding apoptosis-stimulating of p53 protein 2a yields the protein MMPMFLTVYLSNNDQHFTEVPITPETVCRDVVELCKEPGDANCHLAEVWKGSERAIGESEKMMDLLLHWGQDRPEVRFFLRHGRAPNLLTDSRSWNQKRNGVKKPTDRRPENGVSNPWMDMTLAELQEMSARQQRQIDAQQQLLASKEQRLNFLKQQEQRHVQTSSEQKKLQHLRETVEKQEAQLKMVRALKGQVEQKRLSNGKLVEQVEQMNNLFLQKQKELVVAVSKVEELSKQLETLKNGQLDALHSNHSSVAELDRLYRELQMRKNMNLEQTAKLQQQRENLNKRNQEVASMDKRVSELRDRLWKKKAALQQKENLPVSLPSDGQAAQQTGPSRVAAVGPYIQSSTMPRGPIKQDLLNKHAYPDGTATIPHQDKTTHLDSAKVSSKMSNWSASAAKTAGNHGSSSLPRMVTQASKNQDNTDVLKRDPRVRPASMFESIDPPAASLRKNQSSEDLARDAQSPVKNPVKVPPPVPTKPKQPNLPSGAQMGYGKMAISAGTFPGKSKSSAQQPPTGSQSGNTLPLPSKLETPPAATVHPFSPDPPGAKDSGGQVLHKPQMLTTSSIYSMYTQPQGMQGALSRSQNRGSNFVSVYGKPVTPAGQQSQNQHPENPYLDSPSGPETERDHSAGGPATENHESERIPRPLSPTKLLPFISNPYRHQSDVDLEALRKKLYNAPRPLKKRSSITEPEGPGGPNIQKLLYQKTTLAAMETAVSPPGEEEKETPTDPQRADEAPLEEANQPVPEPAVSTAAPETEREDVPPPPPPHPPPQPDASFLPPPPQPDSPPPPPPTDSFLEDFPPYPPPPYPSGAEQETPDDTFSMKPPEVTGQVPFPPGKRTNLRKAGSERIDHSMRVRFNPLALLLDSSLEGEFDLVQRVIYEVEDPSQPNDEGITALHNAVCAGHTEIVKFLVQFGVNVNAADSDGWTPLHCAASCNNVQVCKFLVESGAAVFAMTYSDMQTAADKCEELEEGYTQCSQFLYGVQEKMGIMNRGVVYGLWDYESEEDDELAFREGDCMTVVHREDEEETEWWWVRTTSQEGYAPRNLLGLYPRIKPRQRSLA from the exons ATGATGCCG ATGTTCCTGACTGTGTACCTCAGTAACAATGACCAGCATTTTACAGAGGTGCCCATCACACCCGAGACCGTGTGTCGTGACGTGGTGGAGCTGTGTAAGGAGCCGGGCGACGCCAACTGCCACCTGGCTGAAGTGTGGAAAGGCTCAG AGCGTGCTATTGGCGAGAGCGAGAAGATGATGGATCTGCTGCTGCATTGGGGACAGGACAGGCCTGAGGTTCGGTTCTTTCTGCGTCATGGCAGAGCACCCAACCTACTGACAG ACTCCAGGAGCTGGAATCAGAAGAGGAACGGCGTCAAGAAGCCCACAGACAGACGGCCGGAGAATGGA GTGAGCAACCCGTGGATGGACATGACTCTAGCGGAGCTGCAGGAAATGTCTGCCAGACAGCAGCGTCAGATTGACGCCCAGCAGCAGCTCCTGGCTTCAAAG GAGCAGCGCTTGAATTTCCTGAAGCAGCAGGAGCAAAGGCATGTGCAGACATCTTCAGAGCAGAAGAAACTCCAGCATCTGAGAGAGACGGTGGAGAAACAGGAGGCGCAGCTGAAGATGGTGCGGGCTCTGAAGGGACAGGTGGAGCAGAAGCGCCTCAGCAACGGGAAACTCG ttgagcAGGTGGAACAGATGAACAATCTATTCCTTCAGAAGCAGAAGGAGTTGGTAGTTGCCGTGTCTAAAGTGGAAGAACTGAGCAAACAGCTGGAGACCCTGAAAAACGGCCAGCTGGATGCGCTTCACAGTAACCACAGCTCTGTGGCTGAGCTGGACAGACTCTACAGGGAGCTACAG ATGAGGAAAAACATGAACCTGGAGCAGACCGCCAAACTACAGCAGCAGAGGGAGAACCTGAACAAGAGGAACCAGGAAGTGGCCAGCATGGACAAACGAGTCAGTGAGCTGCGCGATCGCTTGTGGAAGAAGAAAGCTGCACTACAGCAGAAAGAGAACCTTCCCGTGAGC TTGCCTTCAGATGGCCAGGCAGCGCAGCAGACAGGACCGTCCCGTGTGGCTGCTGTCGGCCCTTATATCCAGTCTTCTACGATGCCCAGGGGTCCCATTAAACAGGATCTGCTTAATAAACACGCTTACCCAGACGGCACAGCGACCATACCGCATCAGGACAAGACCACTCACCTGGACTCAG CCAAGGTGTCGTCAAAGATGTCTAACTGGAGTGCGTCCGCTGCAAAGACGGCCGGTAATCATGGGTCATCCAGTCTGCCCCGCATGGTGACCCAAGCATCCAAAAACCAAG ATAACACAGATGTGCTGAAGCGGGACCCCAGAGTGCGCCCGGCCTCCATGTTTGAGTCCATTGACCCACCGGCGGCTTCTTTACGGAAGAACCAGAGCAGCGAGGACCTTGCGAGAGACGCCCAG AGCCCTGTCAAAAACCCCGTCAAGGTTCCTCCTCCAGTTCCGACGAAACCGAAACAGCCCAACCTTCCCTCCGGTGCCCAGATGGGATACGGCAAGATGGCCATAAGTGCCGGGACCTTCCCTGGGAAGAGTAAATCTTCCGCTCAGCAGCCACCCACTGGCTCCCAGTCTGGTAATACTTTACCCCTTCCCTCCAAACTGGAGACTCCCCCGGCCGCCACCGTACACCCCTTCAGCCCTGACCCTCCTGGAGCCAAAGACTCCGGTGGGCAGGTCCTTCACAAGCCCCAGATGCTGACCACCAGCTCCATCTACTCCATGTACACGCAGCCGCAGGGCATGCAGGGAGCGCTGAGCCGGTCCCAGAATCGCGGCAGCAACTTTGTCAGCG TTTATGGGAAGCCAGTGACCCCCGCAGGCCAGCAGTCTCAAAACCAGCACCCTGAGAACCCGTACCTGGACTCGCCCAGCGGCCCGGAAACAGAGAGGGACCACAGCGCTGGAGGCCCTGCTACAGAAAACCACGAGAGCGAGCGGATCCCCAGACCTCTCAGTCCCACCAAACTGCTGCCCTTCATCTCCAACCCCTACCGGCACCAGAGCGACGTCGACTTGGAGGCCCTCAGGAAGAAACTGTACAACGCGCCAAGACCCCTGAAGAAACGCAGCTCCATCACGGAGCCCGAGGGCCCGGGTGGCCCCAACATTCAGAAGCTCTTGTACCAGAAGACGACTCTGGCCGCTATGGAGACCGCGGTGAGTCCTCCTGGAGAAGAAGAGAAGGAAACGCCCACAGATCCTCAGAGAGCTGATGAAGCTCCACTTGAGGAAGCAAATCAGCCTGTTCCTGAGCCAGCGGTGTCCACAGCCGCCCCAGAGACTGAACGAGAGGACGTCCCTCCTCCACCACCTCCTCACCCGCCCCCACAGCCCGACGCTTCGTTCTTACCTCCACCGCCCCAGCCGGACAGCCCTCCTCCTCCACCCCCAACCGACAGCTTCTTGGAGGACTTTCCTCCATATCCTCCTCCTCCTTATCCCAGCGGCGCTGAGCAGGAGACTCCGGACGACACGTTCAGCATGAAACCACCAGAGGTCACCGGCCAGGTTCCCTTTCCACCG GGTAAGAGGACCAACCTGCGTAAGGCCGGATCCGAGCGCATCGATCACAGCATGAGAGTGCGCTTCAATCCTCTGGCTCTGTTACTGGACTCCTCGCTGGAGGGAGAGTTTGATCTGGTGCAGAGGGTCATTTACG AGGTTGAGGATCCCAGTCAGCCTAATGATGAGGGAATCACTGCTCTCCATAACGCAGTGTGTGCCGGCCACACCGAGATCGTTAAATTCCTGGTGCAGTTCGGAGTCAATGTGAACGCCGCTGACAGTGACGGATG GACGCCCCTGCACTGCGCCGCGTCCTGTAATAACGTGCAGGTGTGTAAGTTCCTGGTGGAGTCTGGGGCGGCCGTGTTTGCCATGACCTACAGCGACATGCAGACGGCGGCGGATAAGTGTGAGGAGCTGGAGGAGGGATACACTCAGTGCTCTCAGTTCCTCTACG